The following are from one region of the Biomphalaria glabrata chromosome 4, xgBioGlab47.1, whole genome shotgun sequence genome:
- the LOC106058074 gene encoding probable G protein-coupled receptor 85: MILNSTAGQYGFQSHDNFPSNQTEGDFSTRGRLNNNMSAVPTGNDTSTGMAVYAPSTEGARAPFHGASVSDFVTRIWEASTTPHGDVSTEAPRSHVSELLSDMEKREDMVSFPAAYLNQNASSHVPQWTDVANLTNRMNTSAGWMWQYFDTTDHTTAVPTGAAFSDQTEASTFQAIDLSPVLTLIPSHNPQADIVLNVGVVSWDVIFKVMVLVIISLVGFVGNVKAIWSVVKESHLHRPPFYFLLSLGVTDLSRAVFCLPVVITTVLNGAQWRHGESACKLFAFATSFFIFSSALSLLAIAIDRHVSIVYSKTYRRRSLGIANLVAAIIIWVVAFSVSFPPVVGVGDYVFIPEEAQCTYQHKHYSSNDSVASVLVFLAILFLTYFLYFRIFRFLRAHRRMRPLQHTPARSSNWAFVGPGANGQAFINWLNGFGGQVPIRQGGQRTVQRLNFGRVVNLSTAKNEHLTRLFLIVTLVFGLSWTPYVVLSLWRIFLDDSLLPHPYVTISAWLGYAQVAFCPVVYFMCRGPSKKGHRTVYSEAEKREFLLENKIGK; the protein is encoded by the exons ATGATTCTCAATTCCACGGCGGGTCAATATGGCTTCCAGTCACATGACAACTTCCCATCCAATCAAACTGAAGGAGATTTCTCGACACGTGGTcgtttaaataacaacatgagCGCGGTGCCAACCGGAAACGACACGAGCACCGGCATGGCTGTCTACGCCCCTTCCACAGAAGGGGCGCGTGCTCCCTTTCACGGCGCGTCGGTGTCTGATTTTGTAACCAGGATTTGGGAAGCCTCTACGACGCCTCACGGAGATGTAAGCACTGAGGCGCCAAGAAGTCACGTGTCTGAGCTGTTGAGTGACATGGAGAAACGTGAAGACATGGTAAGCTTCCCGGCTGCTTACTTGAACCAGAATGCGTCTTCCCACGTGCCGCAGTGGACGGACGTAGCCAACCTTACCAACAGGATGAACACCTCAGCTGGCTGGATGTGGCAGTACTTCGATACCACGGATCACACTACGGCCGTCCCCACCGGCGCCGCCTTCTCCGACCAGACCGAGGCGAGCACCTTTCAGGCGATCGACCTCTCGCCCGTACTCACCCTCATCCCCTCACACAATCCTCAAGCAGACATTGTGCTCAACGTCGGCGTGGTCTCGTGGGACGTGATCTTCAAGGTCATGGTCCTGGTCATCATATCCTTAGTGGGATTCGTGGGCAATGTCAAGGCCATTTGGAGTGTAGTCAAG GAGAGTCACCTGCATCGTCCACCTTTCTACTTCCTTCTCAGTCTTGGTGTGACTGACCTGTCCAGGGCTGTCTTCTGTCTCCCGGTGGTCATAACAACCGTCCTGAATGGGGCACAATGGAG ACATGGTGAATCAGCTTGCAAGTTGTTTGCCTTTGCGACCTCCTTCTTCATCTTCAGTTCGGCCTTGTCCCTTCTGGCCATTGCTATCGACAGGCACGTCTCCATCGTCTACTCCAAGACCTACCGACGACGCTCCTTGGGAATCGCCAACCTGGTCGCCGCCATTATCATCTGGGTGGTTGCGTTCTCCGTCTCGTTCCCTCCAGTCGTGGGGGTTGGGGATTACGTCTTCATACCAGAGGAGGCCCAGTGCACCTACCAGCACAAGCATTACAGCAGCAACGACTCTGTCGCCTCGGTCCTCGTGTTCCTGGCCATCCTCTTCCTGACCTACTTTCTCTACTTCCGGATCTTCCGCTTCTTGAGAGCGCACAGGCGCATGCGCCCCCTTCAGCACACCCCGGCCAGGAGCTCAAATTGGGCCTTCGTGGGCCCCGGGGCCAACGGACAAGCGTTCATCAACTGGCTAAACGGGTTCGGGGGTCAAGTGCCAATTCGACAGGGGGGACAGAGGACGGTCCAGCGGCTCAACTTCGGACGAGTGGTCAATTTATCGACGGCCAAAAACGAGCACTTGACTAGGCTTTTCCTAATAGTAACCTTAGTGTTTGGTCTGAGTTGGACGCCGTACGTTGTACTGTCTTTGTGGAGAATTTTCTTAGATGATTCACTTCTGCCTCACCCCTACGTGACGATCTCGGCCTGGCTGGGTTACGCTCAAGTGGCCTTCTGCCCTGTGGTGTACTTTATGTGCCGAGGGCCTTCCAAAAAGGGCCATAGGACGGTGTATTCAGAAGCAGAGAAACGGGAATTTCTTTTGGAAAATAAAATTGGAAAATGA